The sequence CGATGCGTCCGCGCAACATCACGGTGCCGGTTTCGGGGCGACGCAACCAGACGAAAGGCGGCGCCTCGCCGAAAACCTGCATGCAGGCCTCGACCCGTTCGGCGCTGGCGCGCGCCAGCACCCCCAGAGCATGGCGGCGCGCCTCGGCGGCCTGGTTGTGTACCGCCCCGGACGCCAGTCCGGAGGCTGATTCGGGCGCCGTTTCGGACGGTGCTGCGCTGATGTCGGAACGACTCATGGACATTCCCCTGGTAGCGATCAATTCATTTATACGTCTATACGACTTTGGAGTCTAGACGACCGCACGAATCGTGAAGCCCTACGACAAGGCCGCGATTGTTGGGCAAAGACATGAAAGTTTCGTTAACCAGCGATATCCTCGCGCAGGACAGGCGCCCGACAGACAGCGGCGGCGCGGGAGAAGAGATCGATGACGGTGGAGCGGGGACAGGGCGTCGCGGTGTGGCGCCAGATCGAGGCGGCCTTGACGGAGGACATCCGCCAGCAGCATTTCGCGCCGGGCGAACGCCTGCCCAACGAGAGCGAACTGGCCGAACGCTTCGGCGTGAATCGCCACACGGTACGCCGCGCGCTCGGGGTGCTGGAGCGCGGCGGCCTCATCCGCGTCGAACAGGGACGCGGCACCTTCGTGCAGGACTACGCGATCGACTACACGATCGCGCGCCGCACCCGTTTCTCGCAGAACCTGGAGAACGTCGGCCTCTCCTCCAGCATCGAGGTACAGCGTACCAGCGAGCTGCCGGCCAGCGCCGAGATCGCAAAGGCCCTGGGTCTGCGCCGCGGCGCCAAGGTCGTGCAGGTGGTCACCCTGGGCCGCGCCGAGGGTCGGCCGATCAATACCGCGGAGAGCTTCTTTGCCGCAGCCCGTTTCGCGGGCATCGGCGAACGGATCCGCGCGCTCGGCTCGATCACCCAGGCGCTGCGCGAGTACGAGGTCGCCGACTACACCCGCGGCACCACGCGTGTGACGGCCCGCTTGCCCGACGATGAGACCGCGCGCCTGCTCGCCCAACCGAAGTCGCGCCCGGTGCTGCATGTGGAATCGATCAACCTCGACGCCGAGGGCGCGCCTTTGCAGTACTCGATCGCCAACTTCTCGGGCGACTGGGTGCAGTTCGTGTTCGATCCGAGCCAGTAGGGTTCTCGCCGCGGAAGTGTCGACGTCCATGACTCAAGTCGTCTACACGAATCTGTAATTGGCTGGCCCTACCCTGTGCGCATTCACGGCCGTCGGAGGACATGACATGCAACTTGCAACGCAGGCCGCGCATCCCGCAGTCGCTCCTGCCCCGGCGGTCAGCACCTCTTCGCTGGCAGGGTTGCTTGGCGGCCGCGTGCTACGTGCAGAGGGCCAGTGGGACGAGGCGCCACTCTTCATCGAGGAAGGCCGTATCAGCGACCGGCCGCAACCGGGCCGCTGGCTGGACGCACGCGACTGCCTGGTGCTGCCCGGCATCGTCGACTTCCACGGCGACGCCTTCGAGCGCCAGATCATGCCGCGGCCGGGCGTGCGCTTTCCGCTCGATCTCGCCCTGCTCGATACCGACCGCCAGCTCGCCGCCAACGGCATCACCACGGCGCTGCACGGTGTCACCTATTCCTGGGAGGGCGGGCTGCGCGGCAAGGAGACGGCCGAGGGCCTGTTCGACGCACTCGACCGCCTGGCGCCGCGCCTGCAGGTACAGCACAAGGTGCATCTGCGCTTCGAATGCCACAACGTCGCCGGCGAGGCTGACGCGCAGCGCTGGTTGCGGGCGGGCCAGGTGAGTCTGCTCGCCTTCAACGAGCATCTGCCCGGCATGCGCCGCAAGCCGCACAAGCTGCAGGAGTACGCCGACCGCGCGGGCACCGACGTCGCGGGCTTCATGGCCCTGATCGACGCGGCGGTGGAGCGCACCGACGAGGTCTCCCTGGTGGTCGAGCGACTGGCGCTGCAGGCGCGCCGCCGTGGCATCCCCATGGCCTCGCATGACGACCCCAGCACTGCGGTGCGCGACCACTACCAGACCATGGGCTGCCACGTCTCCGAATTCCCGCTCACGCGCGAAGTGGCCCGCCATGCACAGGCCACCGATTCGCCGGTGGTCTGCGGCGCGCCCAATGTGCTGCGCGGCGGCAGCCACGTCGGCGCGCCGGCGGCCGAGGAACTCGCGCGCGAAGGCCAGTGCAGCATCCTCGCCTCCGACTACTACTATCCGGCGCCGCTGCATGCGGCGCTCAAGCTCGCCGACGTAGGCGCCCTGCCGCTCGCAGCGGCCTGGAACCTGATCTCGCACAATCCCGCGCAGGCGTTGGGCATGACCGATCGAGGACGCCTTGCCGCCGGCCTGCGCGCCGATGCCCTGGTGCTCGATGCGCGCGACCCGCGCGCGCCGCGGCTGGTGGCCACCGTGGCAGGCGGCCGCCTCGCCTACCTCGCCGACGGAGACCGCCTGCATGCATGACCTGCAGCGCTTCGATCCCGCCACCGCGCGCTTCGCCCTCTACTACACGCCGCCGGCCGGCTCGCCCCATGACGCTTTCGGCAGCGTCTGGCTCGGGCGCGATGCGCGCAGCGGCGCCACGATCACCCAACCCGTGGTGCCCGGCCTGGACGCCGCGCGTCTCGCCGCACTGACCGCCTCGCCGCGCCTCTACGGCCTGCATGCCACGCTCAAGCCGCCTTTCCGCCTGCGCGAGGGCGCATCGCCCGAGGACATCGACACGCGGCTGCGTGCCGTCGTACCGGCACTGACGCCGTTCTCCTTCCGTGTCGTCGCCGCGCCGCTGGACGGATTTCTTGCGTGGCAACCGCGCGACCGTCGCGACGCGATCGCCGTCGTCGCCGAAACCTGCGTCACGCGCCTCGACGAACTGCGTGCACCGCCCTCGGAAGCCGAACTCGCCCGCCGCCGCGCCGCGCGCCTGAGCGACCGGCAGGAAACGCTGCTCGCGCGCTGGGGCTATCCGTATGTGCTGGACCAGTTCCGCTTCCACATCAGCCTGAGCGAGCGGGTTTCGGCGGCGGAGGCGGACCTGTTGCTCAGTGCGCTGGCCGCGCAGACCGAAGGGCTCGAGCGCGAGCCCTTGCGCTTTGACGCGATCAGCCTCTTCGTCCAGCCCGACGCCGGCGAGGATTTCCGCCATGTCGCGCGCTACGGCTTCGACGGCAAGGTGGAGGCGATCGGCTGATGGGCGCACGCCTGGTGTACGTGGTCGGAGCCTCCGGCGTCGGCAAGGACAGTGTGCTCGCCGCGCTGCGTGCCTCGCTGCAGGCCGGGGAGCGCATCGCGGTGGCCCATCGCTACATCACCCGGCCGGTGGCCGCCGAAGGCGAGAACCATGTGGCACTGAGCGAGGCGGAGTTCCACCTGCGGCGCGAGGCCGGCTGCTTCGCCCTGTGCTGGGAGAGCCACGGCCTGCACTACGGCGTGGGGCGCGAGATCGAGCACTGGCTGGCGCAAGACCTCACGGTGCTGGTCAACGGCTCGCGCGCCTACTGGCCGGAAGCCCGCAGGCGCTTCGGCGCGGCCCGCCTGGTGGAGATCACCGCCAGCGCCGAGACCTTGCGTGCCCGCCTCGCCCGGCGCGGGCGCGAGAGTGCCCCCGAACAGGCGCTACGCCTGGCGCGCACGCAGCAGCTAGCGCGCGAACCCTGGCAGGTGGATCACAGCATCCGCAACGAGAGCACCATCAGCGATGCCGCCTGGGCGCTCAAGGCCTGGCTGGGCGGTCTCGAGCCCTGAGTCCTTGGCCCTGAGTCCTTGGCCCTTTGTCCTCAGCCCCGAGCCGCGCGGATTTCAGTCGTGGGCCGAGCGGCGCCAGTCCGAGGGCGAGTGGCCGGTCCAGCGCATGAAGGCCCGGGAAAAGGCGCTCGGCGTCGCGAAGCCGACACGGAAGGCGACTTCGGTCACCGAATTGGCGGTGTCTTCCAGGTAGGCCGTGGCCAGCTCACGGCGGGTTTCGTCGACCAGCTCATGGAAGCTCGTCTGGCGCTGCGCCAGGCGCCGCTGCAGCGTGCGCTCGCTCACATTCAGGCGGCGCGCGATCTCGCCGGCTTCCGGCATTCCGTCGGCAAGCGATTCGAGTAGCACCGTCTTGCTGCGGGCGACGAAATCGCTCTGGTCCAGATCCGCCAGCTGGCGCGTCAGCAACTCGTCCAGCGTGCTCGCGATCTCGCGATTGGCGGTCGGCAGCTCGGCATCGACGATCGCCTCCGGGAGGAGCATGGCGTTGCGTCCTGCATCGAATTCAACACGGCAGCCGAAAAATTCATCGTAGGGCGCGCGCGCGGGCGGTTCAGCGGAAGCAAACAAGACCCGTGACGGCGCGATCGCCTCGCCACAATTGCGCCGGCATAGCGAGAGCACCACCGAGAGGATGATCTCGCTGCCCACGCGGTCGAGCGCGGGGTCGCCGCGTCGGTGCGCGTAGTCCAGCCAGGCGCCATCGGCACGCGTGTCCTCCAGCGCCAGCGTACCGCGGTCACCGAGCAGGCGACTGAAACGCACCAGACGGAGTAACGCGGTACGCAGGGTCGTGGCCGCGAACCAGGCGTAGCCCAGGGCCCCGAAGTCCGAGGGATGCCAGAGTTCCCCGGCACGCAGGCCGAAGGATGGTTCCCGCGCACGCGCCGCCAGTTCGGCGCAGGCGCGGTCGTACAGCTCGGTCGGCAAGCGCGCACTGGCCCGTAGCTGCACCGGCGTGGCGAGTTCCAGGCCGTGGGCCCGGGCAAGGCGTTCGAGCAGCGGCAGCGAATTCGACAGGAATGTCTGCATGCATCTCTCCACGATGGCGCGCTCGGCGCAGCAGATGGCGTTGGATGGACTGCGCTTGATCGTGCTTCGCCCGAAACTGCGCGGCATCGGCACCATGGTTCGGGCGGGACAAGTATCACGTCGCCCGGATACGACTTCAACAGCGTGCCACGAGACAAGGCCCTGGAGAAATCGTAGATGAACGCAAGCTGTACCTCTGACACACCCGCCCCCAACGCACGCGAGGGCCAGTCCCTCAGCCTGAAGCTGGGTCTGGTGCTTACCACGGCCGTCCTGGCACTTGGAATCACGGCGACCCTGCCGAGCGCGCGGGTGGATTTCGCGACCACTCAAGCCGTAGAGGTTCAGGCCGTGCAGCGCGGCGATGACATGTTGCCGTCCCGGGGGCACACGCCATATGCGCCCGCGTACAGCCAGGACGAGGCCATCGACATTGCGCCGAAAGCACCGCAGGTGATCGATTCGCAACACGCCCAGCAAGACCTCTTGCTGGCCTGCGCCTTTGCCGCTTTGCTGCTGCTCGTCGCCACCGGTCTCGCCTATTCGGCCCTGCGACCGCACGGGCTTCGACACGACCGCGTCGCCGCAAGGCGCGCCGACGCGCCGCATGACGAAGCACTGCGCGAATTCGCCGCGGCGCAAGAGAGCACCGCCAACGCAATGCGGGACGCGCTGGATGCGCGCGACATGGGCGCGGCCGCGCAACTGGCGACCACCCTCGCGCTCCAGGCCCAGGCCATCGGCGCCCACGAACTCGCCGCCCTCGGCCGCACCATGGAGCGCGCCCTGCTGGCACGCGACCTCACCGCTGCACGTCGCACGGCCGCGAGCATCGCCGCCCCGCTGCAACGCCTGCTGGAAGAGGTCTCGATGCGCCTCGCGAGACCGGCCTTTCCTTCCGCGCACTGATTTCAACACGCAGGCGCCCAAGTCGGCGCCTGTCGCGCAGGGGTAAATGACTGGCGTGGCAGGGAAAGCGGCGCCGCGCCGTCCTGACGACACTGGCCCATTCCGGATCGCGACTGCGTTTTGCCCTGTCGCGACCGACTTCACCCTTGAATGGGCTGCTCTCATGCGGCCCCGACCGCCCCCTCGGCGGGAGCCGATATGACTGGTTTTGAATTCCATGACGAATGGCGGGGCAGGCCGATGCTCTGGCGCAAGCTGGTGCTGCTGCTGGCCGCTTGCGTCCTTTCCATGGTCGCCCTGGGCACGCTGGCCGTGGTGCAGCTCAATCGTTTGTCCGAGCAGCAGAACGTCCTCGCCAGGAACCTGCTCCCGAGCTATTCCCTGCTCAATAACATCCGCACGGAATACTCGAATCTTGTCGGCCGGACGGGGGAGTTCATCCATCGCCCGGATTCGGCGCAGGACGCGTCCACGGCGGTAGAGCTCGCCGATATCGACCGCGCGCTGCAGGCGCAACTGCTCCTCTACCAGAGCAACTACGTGCTCGACGCCCGGGATGGCGCCTTGCTGAGCGACGTGCGCGCAGCCATCGGCGCCGCAACGATGACGCTCAACCGCGCCCTGGATCTGGTGCGCGACGGGCGCCACGCCGACGCCGAACGGCTCATGCACGAGCAGTCCTCGCAGCTGTTCACGGTGTTGCCCACGCTGGATCGACACCTGCACTTCAATCACCAGCTGCTCGAGCAAAGCGTGGCGGACGTGCAGTCCCTCAAGCAGAAGCTGGTGCTGCGCGGCGCGCTGGCGGCCGCCTGCCTGATCGCGGCGCTCTGCCTCATGGCCCTGATGTTCTCCCGTTCGGTGCTGCAACCGATCGAGCGCATGCGCCGCAGGGTGATCACGCTGGGCCAGGGCGACTACGCTACCCCGATCCCGGGCACCGGTCGCCAGGATGAGATCGGCCAGATCGCGCGGGCCCTGGAAGCCTTGCGCATCGCCGTAGAAATCAGCGAGGCGCGGGAACACAACAAGGACACTCTTGCCGCCATCGTCGAACGCGTGCAGGGCAAGCAGGACTTCCACACCTTCGGGCATGAACTCCTGCAGGCGCTGTGCGAAGCCACCGACTGCGACTACGCCGCATTCCATCTGGCGAATGGCCGCCAGAACAGCCTCCTGCGCATCACCAGCGTCGGCGCCACGCCCGCGGACGAACAGCGCCGGCAGCCCTGGGGGCACGGTCTGGTCGGTATGGCCGCCCAGCGCGGCGTCACCCTGCGTCGCCATCTGCCGGTCGAAGAAGCTCCTGCGCTGCCCACCGGTGTGCGGACCACGCCGGTGCGCCACGCCTGCGCGGTGCCTATCCTGCTCCGCGGCGAGGTCGCCCTGGTGCTGGAGCTCGCGTTCATCGAAGTGCCAACTCCGCGCACCGCCGCCCTGCTGGACCTGCTCAACGACCCGCTGTCCCTGCTGACGGAGCTGCTGGAACAGAACGTCGAGACCCACCAGATGCTTAGCCTCAGCATGGAGCACGCCGAGGTCCTGCAGGAAAACCGGCGCCAGCTGGAGGAGCGTCAGGCCGAACTGGTGGACCTCAACAGCAGCCTGCTCGACAAGGGCGTGCAGCTGAGCCAGGCGCGCGACGCGGCCGAGTCCGCGGCCCGCGCCAAAGCCGACTTTCTCGCCAACATGAGCCACGAGATCCGCACGCCGATGAATGCGGTGATCGGCATGGCCCACCTTGCGCTGAGCACGCAGGACGACGAAGAGCGGCGCGAGCATGTGGCGAAGATCCTGCGTGCGGGCCGCCATCTGCTGGGCGTGCTCAACGGCATCCTCGACTTCTCCAAGCTGGATGCCGGCGCGCTCAAGCTGGAGGCGGCCGACTTCCGCCCGCGCGACGTGGTGCGCGATGTGCACGACATGTTCGCCACTCAGTGCGCCGAGAAGGGACTCAACCTGCAGTTCGAAGTGGCCCCCGAAGTGCCGGAACGCCTGCGCGGCGACGCCGTGCGCCTGGGACAGGTCCTGATCAATTACGTCGGCAACGCAGTGAAGTTCACCGAACAAGGCGGCATCTGGGTCCGTGTGGTCCCCGAAGCCACGGATCCGCTTCGCTTGCGCTTCGAGGTCACCGACACCGGCATCGGCCTCTCGCCCGAGGCACAGGCACGGCTCTTCCAGTCCTTCGAACAGGCCGACACCTCGACCACGCGCCGCTTCGGTGGCACCGGCCTGGGGCTTGCCATCAGCAAGCGTCTGGCCGTGCTGATGGGCGGTGACGCGGGCGTGGAAAGCGCACCGCGTCGCGGCAGCACCTTCTGGTTCACCGCCGGCTTTGCCGCCGCGAGCACCGTGGCCCTGGCGGCCGTGGAGCAGATCCCCGCCATCCAGTTCTCGCCGCTCCTGAAGGGACGCCGCGTGCTGCTGGTGGAAGACAGTCCGCTCAACCAGATGGTCGCGCGAGGTCTCCTCGAAGCCCGCGGCATGATCGTCGAGGTGGTCGCCGATGGCGCCGAAGCGCTCAAGCTCGCACAGACCCTGGGCGCGGGCCACGGCTTCGACATGGTCCTGATGGACATGCAGATGCCCGTCATGAACGGCCCGGAAGCCACCCGCGCGATGCGTCTTCTACCCGGTTGGCATGCGACGCCGATCCTTGCCATGACGGCCAACACCGGCGCGCGCGAGCGCGACCTCTGCGCCGCCTCCGGGATGAACGGCTTCATCGCCAAACCGGTGGAGCCGGAGCTGCTCTACGAGGCCGTCGCCGAGGCGCTGGACACCCCCGCGACGGAGGATCCCCTGCGCCAGATCGATGGCCTGGACGTCAGCCTGGGGCTCTCGCGCATGCTGGATCACCGGCAGACCTACGAGGAGGTGCTGCGCAACTTCGCCAGCGGGCAGGCCAGCGCGGTGCAGGCCATGCATGACGCGCTCGAAGCCGGCGACCAGGAAACGACCGAGCGCCTGGCGCACACCCTCAAGGGGCTGGCCGCCACCATCGGCGCCCGCAAGCTGGCCGCGCAGTGCCGCTCTATCGAAATCGCGCTGCGCGACGGCGATGTCGCCGCGGCCCGTCGTCGCATCGGTCGCGTCGCCGAACCCCTGGGCAAACTCGTCCTGGCCCTGCAACACGCCCTGCCCAGCCCCGAGGAAAGCCCGACCCTGGCGGCCGACCTGCCGACGGCTCGCGCAAGGCTTCATGAACTCGACCGCATGCTCGCCGGCGGCGAGGCCGAAGCCAGGGCCTTCGCCACCGAGCACGCCGGCCTCTTTTCGGCCAGCTACGGCGAACCGGGCACCCGGCTGGTCCGCCTGGTGAAGTCCTTCCGCTTCGACGAGGCGAGCAAGGTGCTGCAGTCGCTGACGACGCTGCACTGAGCACAAGAGCCCCGCCAATGCGACACCCCGACACTGCTCCCGGTCCCGCTACGGCACCGGTCCGCCCGATCCTTCCCGAACCGCAATCCGCGCGCCCCGCGGAGCCGAGGTCTGCCATGCCCAGCGTCGCTGAAAACGCGAATGCACGCCCGACGATCCTGGTCGTCGACGATATCCCCGAGAACCTGGAGGTGATGCATCACATCCTGGGTTCCACCTACCGCGTCCGCATGGCGAGTTCGGGCCGGCGCGCACTCGACCTGGCCGAATGCGAGCCGCCCGACCTGCTGTTGCTCGACGTTTCGATGCCCGATCTGGATGGCTACGCCGTCTGCCGCGCCTTCAAGGCGCAGGTGCACCTGGCCGACATCCCGGTGATCTTCGTCACCGCCAACGCGACCGACAACAATGAGCAGGTGGGCCTCGCCTGCGGCGCGGTGGACTACGTCAGCAAACCCTTCAACCCCGCCTTGCTGCTCGCCCGTATCAAGAACCACCTGGAGCTCAAGGCCGCGGGGGACCGCCTGCGCGCCTACCATGCGGAGCTCGAACGCGAGGTCGAACGACGCACGCATGCGCTCGTGGTTGCCCGCGATGGCGCCATCCTGGCGATGGCGTCGCTCGCCGAGGCGCGCGACGACGAGACGGGTAACCACCTGCGTCGCACCCAGGGCTACGTGCGCGTGCTGGCCGAAGATCTGGCGCGCCAGCCAGGTTTCGCCGACGTGATGTCCACCTCCTACATCGAGATGCTTAGCAAGTCCGCGCCGCTTCATGACATCGGCAAGATCGGCATCCCCGACGAGATCCTGCGCAAGGCCGGCAAGTTCACCCACGAGGATCGCGCCATCATGCAGGGCCATCCGGGCATAGGACGCCGCGCGATCGAGAAGGCGGAACAGGCGCTGGGCGAGCCGATCGAATTTCTCACGGTGGCCAAGGAGATCGTCTATGGCCACCACGAGAAGTGGGATGGCAGCGGCTACCCGCAAGGCCTCTCCGGCACCGCGATTCCCCTCTCGGCGCGGCTCATGGCGCTCGCCGACGTGTATGACGCCTTGATCAGCGCGCGGGTCTACAAGCCGGCCATGCCGCACGCAGAAGCCGCGGCGATCATCCGCGCGGGCAGCGGCGTGCATTTCGACCCCGCGGTGGTCGCGGCATTCGATCGCTGCGAAGCGCGCTTTCGCCGCATCGCGCACGACTTCTCCGATAGCGACACGCAAGCGCGCAGACTCGAGGTGGCGTGATGATCATTCCTGAGCTGCTGGACAAATGCGTGCTCGTGGTCGACGACTTCGAGACCATGCGCAAGGTCACCGCGCAACAGCTGCGCGACCTGGGCGCGGAACGCGTGCTGATGGCACGCGAGGGCTACGAGGCCATGCGGGTGCTGGAAGCCCATCGCGTCGACCTGGTGCTCTCCGACTGGAACATGCCGGGCCTCAACGGCCTGGAGCTGCTGCGCAGCATGCGCCGCGACGTGCGCCTGCGCAGCCTGCCCTTCATGATGGTGACCGCCGAAGCGGCGCGCGAACGCGTGCAGCAGGCGATCGAGACCGACGTGAGCGGCATGCTGATCAAGCCCTACACCCAGGGGCGTTTCGCCGAATGCGTGCAGCGCGCGCTGGCCTGGCGCCCTCGCGGCGAAATGCCGACGGAGATCTCCATCGCCGAAAAGCGCATCGAGCTGGCGGAACCGCCGCGGGCCGGCGGCATCCTGGTGGTCGACGACACGCCGGAAAACCTCGAACTGATGGTGCCGCTCTTCGGCGAAGCACACCGGGTACGCACCGCCACCGATGGCGCCCGGGCACTGGCGATCTGTCTCTCCGAAGACCCGCCCGAACTGGTCCTGCTCGACGTGATGATGCCCGGCATGAGCGGCTTCGAGGTCGCGCAGCGCCTGCGCGAACATCCGGCCACCGAAGTCCTGCCGATCATCTTCGTCTCCGCGATGGACGATGAGGTCAGCCGCATGAAGGGATTGGGCCTGGGCGCGGTGGACTTCGTCAGCAAGCCGATCGAGCCCGAAGTGCTGCGCCTGCGGGTCGACAACTTCATGCGCTACGCCGCCCTGCAGCGCCGCGCCCAGGGCGAATGCGACGCGCTGCTGGAGGTGGCACGGCTGCGCGATGAGGTCGATCAGCTCACCCGCCACGACATCAAGGGGCCGCTGGCCGGTATCGCCAGCATGACCGAGACCCTGCTCAAGGATGGAAGGCTCTCCGATCTGCAGCACTCCTACCTGCGCAGCATCGAGACCTGCACCCAGCAGGTGCTCGACACGATCGGCCTGTCCACCGAGCTCTACAAGATCGAGACCGGCCGCTTCGTGCTGGATCCGCAGGAGTTCGACATTGTCGTTCTGCTGCGCGACATCGCCGACATCACACGCAACGAAGTGCGCTCGCGCAATCTATCGATCCGGGTCAGCGTACCCGACGAGTCCGATCCCTGCCTGATGATCCTGGGCGATCACGTACTGAGTCATTCGCTGCTGCACAACCTGTTGCGCAACGCCTGCGAAGCGGCCCCGCGCGACACGCGCATCGACATCGTGGTGTCCGAGGACAGCCACGCACAGATCTCGATCAAGAACTTCGGCATGCCTCCGCCGGAGGTGCGGGAACGCTTCTTCGAGAAGTACGTGACCTCGGGCAAGCGGGGAGGCACCGGTCTGGGCACCTATTCCGCGCGCCTGCTCACGCAGGCGCAGAACGGCTCGATCGCCGTCCGGATCGACGAGCCGGGCAACACCACCGAACTGGTCGTGCGCCTGCCGCTGGCGGAGCAAGGGTCCGCAACGGCGCTGAACTCGCAGCAGTCCTCCGCGCCATCGATGGCGCCAGTCCTGATGGACCTGCAGTACCACTAGGCCCCGTTTGCGGAGCAGGACGGAGGCACGGACGAACCCGGCCGCCACGGCCTCACCTTCGAGGACGCTTGAGCGCGGTGACGAGAGCCAAGCGCTCCTGCTCCAGAGCTCCAGGCCGCGGTGCTCGACCAGGAGCCCGCAGCCTGACGGCCGGAACGCTCAGTGGTGTCCCTTGCCGTGGCCCTTGCCGTGGCCATGGTCGTGGTCGTGATCGTCGTCATGGTCATGATGGTCGTGGTGACCATGACCGTGCTGCTCCTGATAGCGCGGCACGTATTGCTCCTGGTACCAGCGATCGTCCACGAAATAGACCGGCCGGCCACACGCGTTGTAGTGGGCGCAGTGCTTGGACCAGTTCTTGGCGTGGCCGGGCGGCACGCGCAGGTACACCGGCTGGCGTACCACGCCGACCGGCACGGGCTGGATCACCACCGGCTCCGGATAGACCACCACGGGGCGCGGCATGTTGCCGATGTCGATATGCCCATAGAAGCCCGGTTGGCCGACCGAGACGGAGACGCCAACATCGGTGGCAGAAGCAGAGGAAGCAGCGAGCGCCAGTGCGGCAGCCGCGAGGCATTGCGTGAGGATTCGGTTCATTGCACTTCGAAGAGCTGAAACAGAACCGCAATGATACCGGGCCGCCCGCGGCACCTCGGCCGCCGGACCGCCCCGCCGCATGGAGGGCCGACGGGCGGCGGGCTGGAGCCGGCTGCCAGCTGCCGTGTCAGCGCCCGGGCAGATCCACGTAGCGCGCGAGAAAGCGCCGCATGTCCTTGAGATCCTCCGCCCGTTCGGCCAGGGTCTGGTGGTCCCAGTCCCACCATGCGACCTGCTCCACGGCGTCGGCCACCGCACGCGGGAAGCGCGCGCGGATCGGACGTGCCGGCGCACCCGCAACGATGGTCCAGGCGGGCACGTCGTGCGTGACGATGCTACCGCTGCCGATCACCGCGCCGTTGCCGACGCGGATGCCCGGCATGATCACCACACCGTGTCCGATCCACACGTCATGCCCGATCGTGACCCGCTGCAGCCGCCGCCAGTGGAAGAGCTCCGGGTCGTCCTCGCCGATGCTGTACATGCTGGCGCGATAGAGGATGTGGTGCTGGCAGGGCCGCTCGACCGGATGGAAGCCGGGGTTGATCCGCACCATGGAAGCGATGTTGGCGAACTTGCCGATGTCGGTGGCCATCACGTCACCGTGATGGCCAATGTAGCTGTAGTCCCCGAAGACGCTGTGCTCGATGCGGCAGGAGCCACCGACTTCGGTCCAGGCACCGAAATGGCAGTCGCGGATGATCGCGTCGGGCGCGAGCGTGGGCGCTTCGGAGAGGCGCGCCGGAGGCGGGAGATTCTGTGCGGCGATATAGGTACTCATGCAGCGGCCTCTCCTGGGGCGCCGGTATCGATGGCGAAGCTGTAGCCGTGACGGGCGAAGCCCATGTCCTCGTAGAAGTGGTGAGCGTCGCTGCGTCGCAGGTTGCTCGACAGTGCGAGCTTGTAGGCGCCCTTCTCGGCCGCCAGGCGCATGGCC is a genomic window of Niveibacterium sp. SC-1 containing:
- a CDS encoding HD domain-containing phosphohydrolase, producing MPSVAENANARPTILVVDDIPENLEVMHHILGSTYRVRMASSGRRALDLAECEPPDLLLLDVSMPDLDGYAVCRAFKAQVHLADIPVIFVTANATDNNEQVGLACGAVDYVSKPFNPALLLARIKNHLELKAAGDRLRAYHAELEREVERRTHALVVARDGAILAMASLAEARDDETGNHLRRTQGYVRVLAEDLARQPGFADVMSTSYIEMLSKSAPLHDIGKIGIPDEILRKAGKFTHEDRAIMQGHPGIGRRAIEKAEQALGEPIEFLTVAKEIVYGHHEKWDGSGYPQGLSGTAIPLSARLMALADVYDALISARVYKPAMPHAEAAAIIRAGSGVHFDPAVVAAFDRCEARFRRIAHDFSDSDTQARRLEVA
- a CDS encoding response regulator, which gives rise to MIIPELLDKCVLVVDDFETMRKVTAQQLRDLGAERVLMAREGYEAMRVLEAHRVDLVLSDWNMPGLNGLELLRSMRRDVRLRSLPFMMVTAEAARERVQQAIETDVSGMLIKPYTQGRFAECVQRALAWRPRGEMPTEISIAEKRIELAEPPRAGGILVVDDTPENLELMVPLFGEAHRVRTATDGARALAICLSEDPPELVLLDVMMPGMSGFEVAQRLREHPATEVLPIIFVSAMDDEVSRMKGLGLGAVDFVSKPIEPEVLRLRVDNFMRYAALQRRAQGECDALLEVARLRDEVDQLTRHDIKGPLAGIASMTETLLKDGRLSDLQHSYLRSIETCTQQVLDTIGLSTELYKIETGRFVLDPQEFDIVVLLRDIADITRNEVRSRNLSIRVSVPDESDPCLMILGDHVLSHSLLHNLLRNACEAAPRDTRIDIVVSEDSHAQISIKNFGMPPPEVRERFFEKYVTSGKRGGTGLGTYSARLLTQAQNGSIAVRIDEPGNTTELVVRLPLAEQGSATALNSQQSSAPSMAPVLMDLQYH
- a CDS encoding ATP-binding protein, with the translated sequence MTGFEFHDEWRGRPMLWRKLVLLLAACVLSMVALGTLAVVQLNRLSEQQNVLARNLLPSYSLLNNIRTEYSNLVGRTGEFIHRPDSAQDASTAVELADIDRALQAQLLLYQSNYVLDARDGALLSDVRAAIGAATMTLNRALDLVRDGRHADAERLMHEQSSQLFTVLPTLDRHLHFNHQLLEQSVADVQSLKQKLVLRGALAAACLIAALCLMALMFSRSVLQPIERMRRRVITLGQGDYATPIPGTGRQDEIGQIARALEALRIAVEISEAREHNKDTLAAIVERVQGKQDFHTFGHELLQALCEATDCDYAAFHLANGRQNSLLRITSVGATPADEQRRQPWGHGLVGMAAQRGVTLRRHLPVEEAPALPTGVRTTPVRHACAVPILLRGEVALVLELAFIEVPTPRTAALLDLLNDPLSLLTELLEQNVETHQMLSLSMEHAEVLQENRRQLEERQAELVDLNSSLLDKGVQLSQARDAAESAARAKADFLANMSHEIRTPMNAVIGMAHLALSTQDDEERREHVAKILRAGRHLLGVLNGILDFSKLDAGALKLEAADFRPRDVVRDVHDMFATQCAEKGLNLQFEVAPEVPERLRGDAVRLGQVLINYVGNAVKFTEQGGIWVRVVPEATDPLRLRFEVTDTGIGLSPEAQARLFQSFEQADTSTTRRFGGTGLGLAISKRLAVLMGGDAGVESAPRRGSTFWFTAGFAAASTVALAAVEQIPAIQFSPLLKGRRVLLVEDSPLNQMVARGLLEARGMIVEVVADGAEALKLAQTLGAGHGFDMVLMDMQMPVMNGPEATRAMRLLPGWHATPILAMTANTGARERDLCAASGMNGFIAKPVEPELLYEAVAEALDTPATEDPLRQIDGLDVSLGLSRMLDHRQTYEEVLRNFASGQASAVQAMHDALEAGDQETTERLAHTLKGLAATIGARKLAAQCRSIEIALRDGDVAAARRRIGRVAEPLGKLVLALQHALPSPEESPTLAADLPTARARLHELDRMLAGGEAEARAFATEHAGLFSASYGEPGTRLVRLVKSFRFDEASKVLQSLTTLH
- a CDS encoding DapH/DapD/GlmU-related protein; its protein translation is MSTYIAAQNLPPPARLSEAPTLAPDAIIRDCHFGAWTEVGGSCRIEHSVFGDYSYIGHHGDVMATDIGKFANIASMVRINPGFHPVERPCQHHILYRASMYSIGEDDPELFHWRRLQRVTIGHDVWIGHGVVIMPGIRVGNGAVIGSGSIVTHDVPAWTIVAGAPARPIRARFPRAVADAVEQVAWWDWDHQTLAERAEDLKDMRRFLARYVDLPGR